In a single window of the Micrococcaceae bacterium Sec5.7 genome:
- a CDS encoding DUF4190 domain-containing protein, with protein sequence MTDQPTPRQDGPGSDETPAGYQPPQFVPPPFVPPQGSGTPAPPPFQQPPFDQPGDPGLTPPPVYNQPGEQYGNPYAQPGIPYGQQANPYGQPAYYGMPAEPKGLSIAAMVCGIIGVVTGGFFVIPQIAAVILGHIGMKKEPAGRGFALTGLITGYLGVLFGAFWLLFLILGAIFASQSGINY encoded by the coding sequence ATGACAGATCAGCCGACTCCGCGCCAGGACGGGCCGGGGAGCGACGAGACGCCGGCCGGCTACCAGCCGCCGCAGTTTGTGCCGCCGCCGTTTGTGCCGCCGCAGGGTTCAGGCACCCCGGCCCCGCCCCCGTTTCAGCAGCCGCCGTTTGATCAGCCCGGAGATCCAGGCCTCACACCCCCGCCGGTTTACAACCAGCCCGGCGAGCAGTACGGCAATCCCTATGCGCAGCCTGGAATCCCGTACGGCCAGCAGGCAAACCCGTACGGTCAACCGGCGTACTACGGCATGCCGGCCGAGCCCAAGGGTCTCAGTATTGCAGCCATGGTGTGCGGCATCATCGGCGTGGTCACGGGTGGTTTCTTTGTCATTCCGCAGATCGCAGCTGTGATTCTGGGGCACATTGGCATGAAGAAGGAACCTGCCGGGCGAGGGTTTGCGCTTACAGGCCTCATCACGGGATATCTTGGGGTGCTGTTTGGGGCTTTCTGGCTGTTGTTCCTGATCCTGGGAGCAATTTTCGCCAGCCAAAGCGGCATCAACTACTAG
- a CDS encoding phosphotransferase encodes MSIMNRGPVEQRLYVPAPGEASDVELMPAGDVTDGVVRVGATIRRPHQPQSFAVADYLDWLEDAGFDGSPRFLGRDAEGRDVLTFVPGLCAGAVPEKWVQSEELLASVGQLVRLLHNASQGFVQAHPFPPRPIRQDTAAGDPAELVCHLDVTPQNVVVRDGLAVGLVDFDLAGPSTRLKDSFNTATHWAPLRDPADAWPGWEAVDSFRRLRIFADAYGWTEEERRRLPEFGVEATRLSFERMQHNARALGGGWARMWAEGVGGLISRRREWLEANANRLVEELTA; translated from the coding sequence ATGAGCATTATGAACCGTGGGCCGGTTGAGCAGCGGCTGTACGTTCCCGCTCCAGGCGAGGCGTCCGACGTCGAACTTATGCCCGCGGGCGATGTCACCGACGGTGTGGTGCGGGTCGGCGCAACAATCCGCCGCCCGCACCAGCCGCAGAGTTTCGCCGTCGCCGACTATCTTGACTGGCTTGAGGACGCGGGCTTTGACGGTTCGCCGCGGTTCCTGGGCCGCGACGCCGAAGGCCGCGACGTTCTCACCTTTGTGCCGGGGCTCTGCGCTGGAGCCGTTCCTGAAAAGTGGGTGCAGTCGGAGGAGCTGCTGGCTTCCGTGGGGCAGCTGGTGCGGCTGCTGCACAACGCCTCACAGGGTTTTGTGCAGGCGCATCCGTTCCCGCCTCGGCCCATCCGGCAGGACACTGCAGCAGGAGACCCCGCCGAGCTGGTCTGCCATCTGGACGTGACCCCGCAGAACGTAGTGGTCCGTGACGGGCTGGCAGTCGGCCTGGTGGATTTCGATCTCGCCGGCCCCAGCACCCGGCTGAAGGATTCCTTCAACACCGCCACGCACTGGGCGCCACTGCGCGACCCTGCCGATGCGTGGCCCGGCTGGGAAGCCGTGGATTCGTTCCGGCGCCTGCGGATTTTCGCCGATGCCTATGGCTGGACGGAAGAAGAACGACGGCGGCTGCCGGAGTTCGGCGTCGAGGCCACCCGGCTTTCGTTTGAGCGTATGCAGCACAATGCCCGGGCGCTGGGTGGCGGCTGGGCACGGATGTGGGCTGAAGGAGTGGGCGGGCTCATCAGCCGCCGCCGCGAATGGCTCGAAGCCAACGCGAACCGGCTGGTTGAGGAGCTGACCGCCTAG
- a CDS encoding peptide MFS transporter: MSTTHLSESPAKTPGDTSFFGHPKMLASLFSVEMWERFSFYGMQGILLYYMYYTASQGGLEIEQGLAASLVGAYGGGVYLSTILGAWLADRLFGSERVLFGSAVMIMAGHIALALLPGIPGLVAGLVLVGVGSGGLKANATALVGTLYGEKDDRRDAGFSIFYMGINVGGLIGPLVTGWLQESRGFHWGFGAAAVGMAIGLGIYALGRNKLPEEAHRVPNPLPASGRTRYGLIFLGIAAVIAVLLSTGAVNAENLALTMAYVAIGASILYFALIFTSKKVDGPERKRVTAFIPLYIASAAFWALFQQQFTFIAVYSEEKLDRNVFGWEMPAAWVQSINPVFIIIFAGVMAALWTKLGHKQPSSPLKFSVGLFVMGLAFLAFIPLAGDGKTPLVALVGILFLFTLAELFLSPIGLSVTTKLAPQAFHTQMVALFFLSVSLGTTLAGILAGLYNPDDELPYFLGIGGVAIVLAAGMAAASPAIKKLMGGVR; the protein is encoded by the coding sequence ATGAGCACAACTCATTTATCTGAATCCCCCGCGAAAACGCCGGGCGACACTTCATTTTTCGGCCACCCAAAGATGCTGGCCAGCCTCTTCTCCGTAGAAATGTGGGAGCGATTCTCCTTCTACGGCATGCAGGGCATTCTGCTCTACTACATGTACTACACAGCCTCGCAGGGCGGGCTGGAAATCGAACAGGGCCTCGCTGCCAGCCTGGTAGGCGCGTACGGCGGAGGCGTGTACCTCTCCACCATCCTGGGCGCGTGGCTCGCGGACCGGCTGTTCGGATCGGAGCGGGTGCTGTTCGGCTCGGCCGTCATGATCATGGCCGGACACATTGCCCTGGCGTTGCTGCCCGGAATCCCCGGGCTGGTCGCCGGCCTGGTGCTGGTGGGCGTCGGTTCCGGCGGGCTTAAAGCCAACGCGACTGCGCTGGTGGGCACCCTCTACGGTGAGAAGGACGACCGCCGCGACGCCGGTTTCTCCATCTTCTACATGGGCATCAACGTCGGCGGGCTGATCGGCCCGCTGGTCACCGGCTGGCTGCAGGAGAGCCGCGGGTTCCACTGGGGCTTCGGCGCAGCCGCCGTCGGCATGGCGATCGGTCTGGGCATCTACGCGCTGGGCCGCAACAAACTGCCGGAAGAAGCACACCGGGTCCCTAATCCCCTGCCGGCCTCGGGCCGCACCAGGTACGGGCTCATTTTCCTCGGCATCGCCGCCGTCATCGCCGTCCTGCTGTCCACGGGCGCCGTCAACGCCGAAAACCTGGCGCTGACCATGGCCTACGTGGCGATCGGTGCATCCATCCTCTACTTCGCCCTGATCTTCACCAGCAAAAAGGTGGACGGCCCCGAGCGCAAGCGGGTCACAGCATTCATCCCGCTCTACATCGCCTCGGCAGCGTTCTGGGCCCTGTTCCAGCAGCAGTTCACTTTCATCGCCGTGTATTCCGAGGAGAAACTGGACCGAAACGTGTTCGGCTGGGAAATGCCGGCCGCCTGGGTACAGTCCATCAACCCCGTGTTCATCATCATTTTCGCCGGTGTGATGGCGGCGCTGTGGACCAAGCTGGGCCACAAACAGCCCAGCTCGCCGCTGAAATTCTCGGTCGGCCTGTTTGTGATGGGGCTGGCATTCCTGGCGTTCATTCCGCTGGCCGGCGACGGCAAGACTCCGCTCGTGGCACTGGTGGGAATCCTGTTCCTGTTCACTCTTGCGGAACTTTTCCTCTCCCCGATCGGCCTCTCCGTGACCACCAAACTGGCGCCGCAGGCCTTCCACACCCAGATGGTGGCGCTGTTCTTCCTTTCGGTTTCGCTGGGCACCACGCTGGCGGGCATCCTCGCCGGCCTGTACAACCCGGACGACGAGCTGCCGTACTTCCTCGGCATCGGCGGGGTAGCCATCGTGCTGGCCGCGGGCATGGCGGCCGCCTCGCCGGCAATCAAGAAGCTCATGGGCGGCGTACGCTGA
- a CDS encoding DUF6069 family protein: MNARRRGLSVAAAAALALIEWIVVVKLAGIPLTIEEMYAGASREVGWAAVIVTAVGSGLAAWLLLAVLERFTAKGPRIWVVTAVAALLLSVSGPLSAASTIGVQVALILMHVSVAAVLIAGFTDRRQPTM; the protein is encoded by the coding sequence ATGAACGCACGACGCCGGGGACTGTCCGTGGCGGCCGCCGCGGCCTTGGCCCTGATCGAATGGATTGTCGTGGTGAAGCTTGCGGGAATCCCGCTGACTATCGAGGAAATGTATGCGGGCGCATCCCGAGAGGTCGGGTGGGCCGCTGTCATCGTCACCGCTGTAGGGTCAGGCCTCGCCGCCTGGCTGCTGCTGGCGGTACTTGAGCGGTTCACAGCCAAGGGGCCGCGCATTTGGGTGGTGACCGCCGTCGCCGCTCTGTTGTTGTCCGTCTCCGGGCCGCTTTCCGCCGCATCAACCATCGGAGTCCAGGTGGCGCTGATCCTCATGCACGTCAGTGTGGCGGCGGTACTCATCGCGGGATTCACGGACAGACGGCAACCCACAATGTGA
- a CDS encoding MarR family winged helix-turn-helix transcriptional regulator, translating into MNDLQAAAINASIRTIGMRHRALAGSKLAAIGLSVGQEALIAELFENGPRSQAQLAAASGCEPPTITSAVQKMEARGLVRRTPSSSDRRAMVVELSEQGHTAMAQLTTIWRELAEETVAGMTTTSVEELVDALTDLAGSLSRRKSSPEDPSILAV; encoded by the coding sequence GTGAATGACCTGCAGGCTGCTGCCATCAATGCGTCCATCCGCACGATCGGCATGCGGCACCGCGCCCTGGCAGGCAGCAAGCTCGCGGCCATTGGCCTCTCGGTTGGCCAGGAGGCCCTGATCGCCGAGCTCTTCGAGAACGGCCCCCGGAGCCAGGCCCAGCTTGCGGCGGCATCCGGCTGTGAGCCGCCCACCATCACGTCGGCCGTCCAGAAGATGGAGGCACGCGGACTGGTTCGGCGTACGCCGTCGTCATCGGACCGGCGGGCCATGGTTGTGGAGCTTTCGGAGCAAGGCCACACCGCCATGGCGCAGCTGACCACTATCTGGCGCGAGCTTGCGGAGGAAACTGTGGCCGGGATGACCACCACCTCGGTGGAGGAGCTGGTAGACGCCCTGACCGACCTCGCTGGCAGCCTGAGCCGCCGGAAGAGTTCACCGGAGGACCCATCGATTCTTGCTGTCTAG
- a CDS encoding amidase encodes MAEIHGLSAVQLRDALRTGDVSARETAAHFLARIEAQNPGLGAFVTVTAKQAMADAGAADALYARVSRGSSDESLPLLHGVPLAFKDLTDVAGVVTTHGSAALDHKPAPVDGALAAALKGAGVISLGKTQVPEFGLTAYSENLIAPPSRNPHALSRSSGGSSGGSAAAVAAGLVPFAPGTDGGGSVRIPAAACGLVGLKPGRGLVPAGESWGDPAKLVVAGPLARSAEDAALMLDALVPADGTDGPGYLDAVSRGPGRLRIGMSLDSPWSAIFPFNPDAEALDALATGVRLLTDAGHDAVETTVRYDNRYPDAFTTAWTAGVGTARIAPQREALLTPLTRTFRRRAQQRSAAKLNESLAFLRQFQRDTVAQYAEWDLMLMPSLAQTPRPVGWFTGAAHGDGHWPAAEWAGDADGDYRKQCEYAPWSSMVNVCGLPAISIPVHWTGSAGAGLTGGPGLTDRPGAGPGSGLPMGIQLVGPMGSEALLLQVAVQLGF; translated from the coding sequence TTGGCTGAGATCCACGGACTTTCCGCCGTTCAGCTCCGTGATGCCCTGCGCACGGGTGACGTCTCTGCCCGCGAAACAGCCGCGCATTTCCTCGCACGGATCGAAGCGCAGAACCCCGGCCTGGGCGCGTTTGTCACCGTCACCGCCAAGCAGGCAATGGCCGACGCCGGCGCGGCGGACGCGCTGTACGCCCGGGTTTCGAGAGGTTCTTCGGACGAAAGCCTCCCATTGCTTCACGGTGTGCCGCTCGCGTTCAAGGACCTGACCGATGTGGCCGGCGTGGTCACCACCCACGGCAGCGCCGCGCTGGACCACAAACCCGCACCGGTGGACGGCGCCCTGGCGGCAGCGCTCAAGGGTGCGGGCGTCATCTCACTGGGCAAGACCCAGGTTCCGGAATTCGGACTGACGGCCTACAGCGAAAACCTGATCGCGCCGCCGTCCCGCAATCCGCACGCGCTGAGCCGCAGCTCCGGGGGTTCGTCCGGCGGCAGCGCTGCCGCGGTGGCCGCCGGCCTGGTGCCGTTCGCTCCCGGGACCGACGGCGGTGGTTCGGTCAGGATTCCGGCTGCGGCCTGCGGTTTGGTGGGGCTCAAGCCCGGACGCGGGCTGGTGCCCGCCGGGGAGAGCTGGGGCGATCCCGCCAAGCTGGTGGTGGCCGGGCCACTGGCCCGTTCCGCCGAAGACGCAGCGCTGATGCTGGATGCGCTGGTGCCGGCAGACGGCACAGACGGACCCGGCTACCTCGACGCCGTTTCCCGCGGGCCGGGCCGCCTCCGGATCGGCATGAGCCTGGACAGCCCATGGTCCGCGATTTTCCCGTTCAACCCGGATGCGGAAGCGCTGGACGCACTGGCCACCGGTGTCCGCCTGCTGACGGATGCCGGCCACGACGCCGTCGAAACCACGGTCCGCTACGATAACCGCTACCCCGATGCGTTCACCACGGCCTGGACGGCCGGCGTCGGAACTGCCCGGATCGCGCCGCAGCGCGAGGCGCTGCTGACGCCGCTGACCCGCACGTTCCGGCGCCGTGCGCAGCAGCGCAGTGCAGCCAAGCTCAACGAGTCGCTGGCTTTCCTGCGGCAGTTCCAACGCGACACAGTTGCCCAGTACGCCGAATGGGACCTGATGCTTATGCCGTCGCTCGCACAGACGCCGCGGCCGGTGGGCTGGTTCACCGGCGCGGCGCACGGCGACGGGCACTGGCCGGCTGCCGAATGGGCAGGAGACGCCGACGGCGACTACCGCAAGCAGTGCGAGTACGCGCCGTGGTCCTCCATGGTGAACGTGTGCGGGCTGCCTGCCATCAGCATCCCGGTGCACTGGACCGGGAGTGCCGGGGCGGGGCTGACAGGAGGGCCGGGGCTGACAGACCGGCCGGGCGCCGGGCCGGGTTCCGGTCTGCCCATGGGCATCCAGCTGGTGGGGCCCATGGGCTCCGAGGCGCTGCTGCTGCAGGTCGCTGTGCAGCTGGGTTTCTAG
- a CDS encoding peptidase E yields MPAEQPTILATSGGYKAGNRTRLEFDALLHHAVELSGVSGRAPRVTHIGTASGDQRWFNAELDQAARIAGFDFSHLNLFTMPNHADPEEHLMEQDVVWVNGGSVVNLLAVWRAHRLDEILHRVWERGVVLAGVSAGSICWYQGGTTDSFGPELRAVTNGLALLPYANGVHYDSEQRRRPLVHRLVADGTLGETHCTDDGVGLVYHGTELVEAVAEVKGKGAYIVTRLTGESVDAVATEERLEPRFLG; encoded by the coding sequence GTGCCTGCTGAACAGCCCACCATTCTTGCGACCTCCGGCGGCTACAAGGCCGGGAACCGCACCCGGCTGGAGTTTGACGCCCTGCTGCATCACGCCGTCGAACTCTCCGGTGTCAGTGGCCGGGCGCCGCGGGTGACGCATATTGGCACGGCGTCCGGCGATCAGCGCTGGTTTAACGCCGAACTGGACCAGGCCGCGAGGATTGCGGGCTTCGATTTCAGCCATCTGAACCTGTTCACCATGCCGAACCATGCGGATCCGGAAGAGCACCTGATGGAACAGGACGTGGTGTGGGTGAACGGCGGCTCGGTGGTGAATCTGCTGGCGGTATGGCGGGCTCACCGGCTGGATGAGATCCTGCACCGCGTCTGGGAGCGGGGCGTTGTGCTCGCGGGCGTTTCCGCCGGATCCATCTGCTGGTACCAGGGCGGCACCACGGATTCGTTCGGCCCGGAGCTGCGTGCCGTGACCAACGGCCTCGCCCTCCTCCCCTACGCCAACGGCGTGCACTATGACTCCGAGCAACGGCGCCGCCCGCTGGTCCATAGGCTCGTGGCGGACGGAACGCTGGGAGAGACCCACTGCACGGATGACGGCGTGGGGCTGGTTTACCACGGCACTGAACTGGTGGAGGCAGTTGCCGAGGTGAAGGGCAAGGGCGCGTACATTGTGACCCGGCTGACCGGCGAGAGTGTTGACGCCGTCGCCACCGAGGAGCGCCTGGAGCCGCGTTTCCTTGGCTGA
- a CDS encoding rhodanese-like domain-containing protein, with protein sequence MSDFDTVTVNDVPADAGILDVREDYEWVAGHADGALHIPLDQLPARIGELDPDQDLYVICRTGGRSFRAAQWLSGQGYSALNVAGGMDQWLESGKPIISDNGLKPVVL encoded by the coding sequence ATGAGCGATTTCGATACCGTGACCGTCAACGACGTCCCCGCGGACGCCGGGATCCTGGACGTGCGCGAGGACTACGAGTGGGTTGCCGGGCATGCCGATGGCGCACTGCATATTCCGCTGGACCAGCTCCCGGCCCGGATCGGCGAACTCGATCCGGACCAGGACCTCTATGTCATCTGCCGCACCGGCGGGCGCTCATTCCGCGCCGCACAGTGGCTCTCGGGCCAGGGCTACTCGGCCCTGAATGTGGCCGGGGGTATGGACCAGTGGCTCGAATCAGGCAAACCCATCATCTCGGACAACGGCCTCAAGCCGGTTGTCCTTTAG
- the pheA gene encoding prephenate dehydratase, with amino-acid sequence MPASPVTYTYLGPEGTFTEAALMQVPGAAEATRIPSSNVNAALDKVRNGSADAAMVPIENSVEGGVTATLDAIATGQELRIIREALVPISFVLVARPGVAISDIRRVSTHGHAWAQCRLWVEVNIPGAEYVPGSSTAAAAMGLLEEEAHYDAAICAPIVAAEQPGLAVLAENIGDNPGAVTRFVLVSRPGTLPERTGADKTTVVVPLPEDRPGALMEILDQFATRGVNLSRIESRPTGQYLGHYFFSIDADGHVEDARVGDALAGLHRISPATRFLGSYGRADAQSPVVAPHTSDQAFRAAHAWVGEILQGESVAPGQGFGAPPTA; translated from the coding sequence ATGCCTGCGTCACCTGTCACCTATACCTACCTCGGCCCCGAAGGCACCTTCACCGAGGCGGCGCTGATGCAGGTCCCAGGCGCGGCTGAGGCCACGCGGATCCCGTCCTCCAACGTCAACGCCGCCTTGGACAAGGTGCGCAACGGATCCGCGGACGCGGCCATGGTTCCAATCGAGAATTCCGTGGAGGGCGGCGTGACCGCCACTCTGGACGCCATTGCCACAGGGCAGGAGCTTCGGATCATCCGGGAAGCGCTGGTGCCCATCAGCTTTGTGCTGGTGGCCCGGCCGGGTGTGGCGATTTCCGATATCCGCCGCGTGTCCACGCACGGGCACGCGTGGGCCCAGTGCCGCCTGTGGGTCGAAGTGAATATCCCCGGTGCGGAATATGTTCCGGGATCATCCACGGCGGCGGCCGCCATGGGGCTGCTGGAAGAAGAAGCGCACTACGACGCCGCCATCTGTGCGCCCATCGTCGCAGCGGAGCAGCCGGGCCTTGCGGTCCTGGCTGAGAACATCGGGGACAATCCCGGGGCCGTCACGCGCTTTGTGCTGGTAAGCCGGCCCGGCACCCTCCCGGAACGGACCGGCGCTGACAAAACCACCGTCGTGGTGCCGCTGCCCGAGGACCGGCCAGGCGCCCTGATGGAAATTCTGGACCAGTTCGCAACCCGCGGCGTGAACCTGAGCCGGATCGAATCCCGGCCCACCGGCCAGTATCTGGGGCACTATTTCTTCAGCATCGACGCCGACGGCCACGTGGAGGATGCGCGGGTGGGTGACGCACTCGCGGGGCTCCACCGCATCAGCCCCGCCACCCGCTTCCTGGGCTCCTATGGCCGGGCTGACGCGCAGAGCCCCGTGGTGGCGCCGCACACTTCTGACCAGGCATTCCGTGCGGCTCATGCTTGGGTCGGAGAGATTCTCCAGGGGGAATCCGTCGCGCCCGGACAGGGATTCGGGGCTCCGCCCACAGCGTAG
- a CDS encoding diacylglycerol kinase family protein — translation MSDWIPYLFITGALAFAVSSWWGVRRLKARHIRSAVREDTHESGLGKQRVAVVLNPVKAKSAEAKAIIQRACHTAGWEAPKFFETTAEDPGFSQVQAALEYGADVVLVGGGDGTVRVVAESLAHTDVAMGLIPLGTGNLLARNVDLDVNDLSGNVRTALFGHQRYIDTARMGIENSVTGHSSEHAFLVIAGIGMDAEVLGDTNDGLKKAVGWLAYTEAGVRHLPGRRKKVSIALDDEPEQARKIRSVLFANCGLIPGGIDFIPQAMIDDGMLDVVVMSPRSAIGWLAMYTKVLLKHNRALPVMTFYRSGKVVIKCPEPMPTQLDGDTSGEATSVSVRVEPRSLLVRVRADRAKETPVRR, via the coding sequence ATGAGCGACTGGATTCCGTACCTGTTCATCACCGGGGCCCTGGCATTCGCCGTGTCCAGCTGGTGGGGCGTGCGCCGGCTCAAGGCGCGCCATATCCGCAGCGCTGTCCGGGAAGACACCCACGAATCAGGCCTGGGGAAACAGCGTGTGGCAGTAGTCCTCAACCCCGTCAAGGCAAAATCCGCCGAGGCCAAGGCCATCATCCAGCGGGCCTGCCATACTGCCGGTTGGGAAGCACCGAAGTTTTTCGAAACGACGGCGGAGGATCCCGGATTCTCGCAGGTCCAGGCTGCGCTTGAATACGGAGCCGACGTCGTCCTGGTGGGCGGCGGTGACGGTACCGTCCGCGTTGTGGCCGAGTCGCTGGCACACACGGATGTCGCGATGGGCCTGATCCCGCTGGGCACGGGCAACCTGCTGGCACGCAACGTGGATCTGGATGTCAATGATCTGTCAGGCAACGTCCGGACCGCGCTCTTCGGCCACCAGCGCTACATCGACACCGCCAGGATGGGGATTGAAAACTCCGTCACCGGCCACTCCTCGGAGCACGCATTCCTGGTGATCGCGGGGATCGGAATGGATGCCGAGGTGCTGGGTGATACGAATGACGGCCTCAAGAAGGCAGTGGGCTGGCTGGCCTACACGGAAGCCGGGGTCAGGCACCTGCCCGGCCGCCGCAAGAAAGTCTCCATCGCACTGGACGACGAGCCCGAACAGGCCAGAAAAATCCGCAGTGTACTGTTCGCCAACTGCGGCCTGATCCCCGGCGGCATTGACTTCATTCCACAGGCCATGATCGACGACGGCATGCTGGACGTGGTGGTGATGAGCCCCCGCAGCGCCATCGGCTGGCTGGCGATGTATACCAAAGTCCTCCTCAAGCACAACAGGGCTCTGCCCGTCATGACGTTCTACCGTTCCGGCAAGGTGGTCATCAAGTGCCCGGAGCCCATGCCCACCCAGTTGGACGGCGATACGTCCGGGGAAGCCACCAGCGTGAGCGTGCGGGTGGAGCCGAGGTCGTTGCTGGTCAGGGTCCGGGCAGACCGGGCAAAGGAAACCCCGGTCCGGCGCTAG
- the serS gene encoding serine--tRNA ligase: MIDVKDLSENPDKFRASQRARGADESVVDAIISADSARRAALIRFENLRAEQNVYGKKVAQAKGEEKQALLAEVRELAGSVKAASAEADVVQVQQDELLRAVPNVIESGVPEGGEDDYVVVKTVGTPREFTDFEPRDHLEIGELIGAIDMERGAKVSGSRFYFLRGVGARLEMALLQMAMEQAIDAGFVPMITPTLVRPETMQGTGFDVKHDAEIYRLADDDLYLVGTSEVPLAGYHADEILDLSTGPIRFAGQSSCYRREAGSHGKDTRGIIRVHQFNKVEMFVYTTVEEAAAEHQRLLAWEEEMLAKCELPYRVIDTAAGDLGMSAARKFDCEAWVPTQGAYRELTSTSNCTTFQARRLNIRERVLNEDGAPKGTRAVATLNGTLATTRWIVAILEHHQNPDGSVNVPAALQKYLGGLEVFPVL; the protein is encoded by the coding sequence GTGATCGACGTAAAAGACCTCAGCGAAAACCCGGACAAGTTCCGTGCCAGCCAGCGCGCCCGCGGCGCCGATGAGTCCGTGGTGGACGCGATCATCTCCGCAGACTCCGCCCGCCGCGCGGCCCTGATCCGCTTCGAGAACCTCCGCGCCGAGCAGAACGTTTACGGCAAGAAAGTGGCGCAGGCCAAGGGCGAGGAAAAGCAGGCCCTCCTGGCCGAGGTCCGCGAACTCGCCGGCTCAGTGAAAGCCGCCTCCGCTGAGGCCGATGTTGTCCAGGTCCAGCAGGATGAGCTGCTCCGCGCCGTCCCCAACGTCATTGAATCCGGCGTCCCCGAAGGCGGCGAGGACGACTACGTCGTGGTGAAAACCGTCGGCACGCCCCGCGAATTCACGGATTTCGAGCCACGGGACCACCTGGAAATCGGCGAGCTCATCGGTGCGATCGACATGGAGCGCGGCGCCAAGGTGTCCGGCTCACGCTTCTACTTCCTCCGTGGAGTTGGCGCCCGGCTGGAGATGGCGCTGCTGCAGATGGCAATGGAACAGGCAATCGACGCCGGCTTCGTGCCCATGATCACCCCCACCCTGGTGCGTCCGGAAACAATGCAGGGCACCGGTTTTGATGTCAAGCACGACGCCGAGATCTACCGTCTCGCCGATGACGACCTTTACCTTGTGGGCACCTCAGAGGTACCCCTGGCCGGGTATCATGCGGACGAGATCCTGGACCTTTCAACCGGACCCATCCGTTTCGCGGGCCAGAGTTCCTGTTACCGCCGCGAGGCCGGCTCGCACGGCAAGGACACCCGGGGGATCATCCGTGTGCACCAGTTCAACAAAGTGGAGATGTTCGTCTACACCACGGTTGAGGAAGCGGCTGCGGAACACCAGCGGCTGCTCGCGTGGGAAGAGGAAATGCTGGCCAAGTGCGAGCTCCCGTACCGCGTGATCGATACCGCCGCCGGTGACCTGGGGATGTCCGCCGCCCGAAAGTTCGACTGTGAAGCCTGGGTTCCCACCCAGGGCGCCTACCGCGAGCTCACCTCCACCTCGAACTGCACCACGTTCCAGGCCCGCCGCCTGAACATCCGTGAGCGCGTGCTGAACGAGGACGGCGCCCCCAAGGGGACCCGCGCCGTCGCCACCCTCAACGGCACGCTGGCCACCACACGCTGGATCGTGGCTATCCTGGAGCACCACCAGAACCCGGACGGCTCGGTCAACGTGCCTGCTGCCCTGCAGAAGTACCTCGGCGGCCTCGAGGTCTTCCCGGTCCTGTAG